The Sedimentibacter sp. zth1 DNA segment GTAGCTACGGCACACTGCCTGTTACGTTAAAGGTATTAACAGAAAGAGTTAAAATTTCAGAGAAAATAGCAAGTTTTGGAGCATCAATTGGTACTACTGTTGGGCTCAATGGTTGTGGAGGTATATATCCTGCACTTGTAGCAATTTTTATTGCAAGAATGTTTAATATTGACTTTACCCTAAATCACTACCTAATTTTGGTTTTGACAAATATAATTAGCTCTATTGGTATTGCTGGAGTTCCGGGTGCTGCCACTATGGCTACTACCGTAGTACTGGCGAATCTTGGTCTTCCTGTAGAGGGATTGGCAATGGTTCTTGGTATTGATGTAGTAATAGACATGGCTCGAACCATGACAAACGTTACTGGTGCTTCTGTAGTTTCTTTTTTAGTAGCAAATTTTGAAAATGAATTTGATAGAGAAGCATTTAATAAAGATGATAAAACGATAACTTCAGCAAAAATCTAAAAATATTTTATGAAAAGCATAGACAAAAGAACTTGACGAACATAGTTATGATAAACCAAATCAAATTAATAGAAATCAGAAAAAAAAAGACGTGAGTGCAGAGGTTCTCACGTCTTTTTTAATCCATATTTAGAAAAGAGTTTTAGGTGAATAAGCTTAGGATAATAAATAATAATTATTTATAAGTAAAATATATTTACTTAATTTAGTATTAGATTTATAATTAAGTATACTATTTAAGGTGATTTTTTAAAAAATAATATTCCTCCACCAAGAAACCACCAGCTATCCACGACATCTTTTTTGTCTACTCAAGGCATGTGGAGACGGTAGTTGAGGCTTTTGTATGCTCGAAGCAAAAAAACAAAAAGCATGGCTTTCCGACCAATCATTTGCGAAGAAGTTCGGTTTTGATGTTGTAGGTACTACCGATAATGGATATGAACTGCTTGCACTTTCTTTTGATGAAACAACACCAAAGTTCACACAAAATGCTAAAACCTCCAAAATTGAAAGCAAAGAGCTGATAATTTATTATGACAAGCAATGCCCCTATGTCTATCAAAACATTGAGATGATAAAACAGTATTGTGAAATAAATGATGTTCCTGTATCTTTAATTAAAGTGGATACGCTACAAAAAGCAAAGGAATTGCCTTGTGTTTTCAATAATTGGGGTGTGTTTTATAAAGAAAATTTTGAGACAGTTAATTTGTTATTAGATGTCAACTACTTAAATAGAATACTCAAAAAATGAAAATACATATCAGGTTACTTAGTTCTTGGACTGGAAAATTATGAAGTTAATCAAGGAGGTCAACAATGAGCAAATACGATGCACTTTGGAACTACATACAGAAAAATGTCGAGTCTCCCATCAAGCTGACTTTCGATGAAATCGGTAAGATTGCTGGTGTAACCATTGACCATTTATTCCTTACATATAAGAAAGAATTACTTCAGTATGGATGGAAAGTTGGTAAGATAAGCATGAAAGAGCAAACAGTTGCTTTTGAAAAGGTGGTAGATTAATGGCATCAAGTAAAGAATATTTTAACTTGCTATCATATAAATAATGAGGAAGTTGAAGGTGTTAATGATATGAAGTAAGAAGCAAACAATAGTGATTTATGTAGGATATATTTCTCCGATGAAAGAAAAAAACACTTGACTATCACGTTGGGTGTTAGTCTATGATTGTATCGAGGTGATAAATATGCTAATAAATGAAGTCAGTAAACTAACTAATTTAACGAAAAAAGCAATAGAATATTATATTTTACAGGGGTTGATTACTCCATCTATTTTAGCCAACGGATACAGAGATTACAGCGATCAAGATGTAGAAATCTTAAATAAAGTTGGTTTTTCGTTTAAATTTATATTTGGATAGGAGATAGATGAAATGATTGAAATTATAGAAGTTAAAGCCAAGGAAACAGCAAGTAAACTAAAAAGTGAGTATATTGAGGGTTTAAAAACTCCAATAGATGGTTTTTGGCAGAATGTCGAAGTAGCCAATTCAAAATGTTATGAAATTTCGTACAATGGTAAAGCTGCAGGGCACTTTTGTGTAAATTCACGTAAAATATTAGTACAGTTTTATGTTTCTAAAGAATACTACATGAATGTAGAAGAAATTTTTAAATATATTATTAAAAGTGAGATAGTAGAAAAAGCGGGGGTTTCTACAAAAGAACCAGAATTTATGGCGTTATGTCTTGACTATCAAAAAAATATAACTGTAGATTCATATCTTTTTACAGATAATGAAAAAGTACGATATGAATTAAATAGTTTTTCAAAGCTATCTTTTAGATTAGCTCAAAGGCAAGATATAGATGAAATAAAAAATAAATGTGATCCGGCGTTTGAGGGATATTATGAGGAGTTAATAGATAATGATCAGTTATTTGTATTATATGATAATGACAACTTACTTGGAATTGGAGAATTTAGAATAATTAAGACACATGGAGAAAAATATGGTGATATAGGTATGCATGTGGTTGAAAAATATCGTAGAAATGGAATAGGAACTTATATTATTGTTAAGTTAAAAGAACATTGCTATAGCAAAAATTTAATTCCAATGGTTTGTTGTGATGTAAAAAACATTATATCTAAAAAAACTTTAGAAAAATCAGGCTTTATAGCTGATCATAGAATTATATTTTGTGAATTCTAATTATTAAGAGTTAATAGGATTAGTATAAATACTGAAAATTTAACAAATGGTATAAAAATTAATTTATAAAATGAAAAAACTATAACAAGTGGAGAGATGATTAAGATTATTTTGATTTTACAGGAGAATTAAGCAATAGACTTATTAATATTTCAAATGGAGAAAACCAAGCGGAATTATGCTCAATTTTTATAAGCTTTTGTTCTTGCATCT contains these protein-coding regions:
- a CDS encoding MerR family transcriptional regulator produces the protein MLVYDCIEVINMLINEVSKLTNLTKKAIEYYILQGLITPSILANGYRDYSDQDVEILNKVGFSFKFIFG
- a CDS encoding GNAT family N-acetyltransferase; its protein translation is MIEIIEVKAKETASKLKSEYIEGLKTPIDGFWQNVEVANSKCYEISYNGKAAGHFCVNSRKILVQFYVSKEYYMNVEEIFKYIIKSEIVEKAGVSTKEPEFMALCLDYQKNITVDSYLFTDNEKVRYELNSFSKLSFRLAQRQDIDEIKNKCDPAFEGYYEELIDNDQLFVLYDNDNLLGIGEFRIIKTHGEKYGDIGMHVVEKYRRNGIGTYIIVKLKEHCYSKNLIPMVCCDVKNIISKKTLEKSGFIADHRIIFCEF